From the Antennarius striatus isolate MH-2024 chromosome 15, ASM4005453v1, whole genome shotgun sequence genome, the window GGACTGACGGACAGAAGCGTCACCTCGGCTGGGAAATGATTTCCTGCCCTTCAGCGTGGAACGTCTGCGGCGCTCAGACGCTTGTAATTGCTGTGACTTCCTGTGAGCGTCGTTTGAAGAGATAATTATGGACTCTGATTACGAGGGTGAAAGGGCTTGGCTTCACTTTAACGTCTCGGTGAAAGCAGCCATTCAGAGCGTACAACCACAACTATCTGTGTAGGCCTCCTCTAAAGTTCCAACTTCAAGAAGCAATCTGCTTGTGATTGTTAGCATCAGATAAACCTGCTGAAGGTAGGATTTGATCTGGAATAGACGTGGAGATGCTATCGCCTTGTGAAGAGTTGTTTGATACCCTGAGACCTTCATCCAGATCTCTTGACGCCATTGATTTGCTCTTGTCTTAGGTTCTCGGGATGCTACACAAATGTCCTGTTCGTCTCCATGTGCCAGAAGTCCGGTGGCCTCGGCTCCTGGGTCTCCTCTCCCgccctcctccagcttcttaACCAACCAGCCTCCTCCACTCCCAGAGAAAAAAATGGTCAACCGTACCGCATCTGCTCCGGATAGCTCCAATGGAAAACCGTTTATCCAAGCCTACCCACGCCTCATGTTCACCGGCTCAGAGAGCAATGTGTGCCAACCTGCTAATGTCGGCTCCAGGTCCAGTTTACCGTCCAGTCCTGTCGATCCACGCCCCATGTTCTCTTCCAACGAGTCTCTGGAGCGCTGCCAGGGCCTGATAGGGAGAACCTCCAGGTCTCGTACTCTGGATGAACCTCTGAAGACTCAAGGGCGTCTTGGTGTCCACTGCCGAGGCAGCGTCACCTGCTCATCTTCTCCACAGCTAAGCGTACCCATCACCACCGCAGAACCGGGTCTGGCACCAAATCTGGGCTCCAGCCTGCAGCTCCAAACCCTTTTGAGTAACATTGACAGCAGGGAAGGGGTTTACTCCAAACTGGGAGGTCTATACGCCGAGTCTCTGCGGCGATTGGCTCTCAAGTGTGAAGACCACTTCACGCGCTCCCAGAAGAACCCTTTGAGGTTTGAGGAGAGCAACTGGTCCTTGTTCAGGCTGACGTCCAACAAGCCGAGCTGCATGGCCGGAGATGCCGTCTACTACTCTGCCGCCTGTGCCTCGGACCCCAGCCACTCCTACGCCGTCAAGGTAACAGTACAAACATCTGGGTAGGGTATCAGGAGGTGTTTATACCCCACAACCTCTGGGCGACATTCACAAAAACGCCAAAATGACCGAGTTGTGTTTTGTGGACAGTCTTTACATGTGTGTACAAAACAAGACATGGAAGTCAGCAGTTACCTCGGTAACAAGTACATCCTGTGTGTTGCAACAGTTTCACAGTAAAGGTCAACGATCTGTTTGGGTGTGAAGGTTCTGATCGCCTTCAGCTGCACGTTCAGTCTTTACCGGACTGCTCGTTCTTATCTTTATATTTAACGCTGGGTGTAAAACGATAACAGTCCAGTAAACTGGTGGGGGCTGTGTTCGATTGGGGGCACATGTTGGGGTTGTTTGGCAACCCTATTGGGGCCGTTGTTGAAGGAACACTGGAACCAGTGGGTATTCAggtggttttgtttgttgttgggcTCCAAATGGGATGATCTCACAGCAGCAGTgacctggggggaggggggcagcaaGTATAAACCAGGAAGGAGGGCGTGGGCTCGGCCTCATTGACCTTTGTCACCACACAATGTGGCGGCTGTTTGTACAGCATGATTTGTGTGGTTGTATTACTTAACATCCCCAGCCCCAATGAATCTTTACATTCCAGCAGGAttaacagatgaacacacaccgttagcgtgttagcattagcactgaGGCTGAGGGTAAATCTCATGAAAGCAGGTATCAGTAGCAGCTTTAAATttacacaatgaatcaaacggAACTGAATTTTTGCTGCCCTTGAAACCTCACTAACAAGAattcctttctctttcttggCTGCGTTCCATTCCCATCTGTCCCtgtggaaaccccccccccctttatttatttctttcttctccttctgttcatcttttctttccaCTGTCGCTTCTGTTCCTACTTCCGCAGATCTGTAAGAGTCCATCCATGGAGGCTAAACAGGGTCATCTCTACGGGTTGTCCGTCCAGCAGAGCATCCCCCCCCACTTCAACCTCCAGCAGGACTGCGGCCACTTCCTGGCCTGTGTCCCCCAAAGCATGTTGCCCTCCGATGAAGCGTCTCCGTCCGTCCCTGGGCCGCCGGTGGACCGGGAGCGGGTGGTGGTCATCACCTCTGAGATCCCGCAGCAGACGGCGGCGGACTTCGTTCAGGAATGGGAAGCGTTCCATAAAAGTCAACCTGAAGTTTACGAGCGACGagtttgtttcctcctcctgcaaCTCTGCAACGGTCTGGAGCACCTGAAGGAGCACGGGGTCACGCACCGCGACCTCTGTCTCGAAAACCTGCTGTTGGTGCCCCATTACCGCAGGTCTTCCCAGTTCCCccaacaacacatcaccgctgaCAGCAACAGCAATGGCGTAGACACCCAGCGCCACCTTCCACGACTCCTCATCAGCAACTTCGCCAAGGCCAAGCGTCGCTCCTGCGAGGACGCCGCCTCGACCACCGTGGATCCTCGCATCAAACGGGACCACGCAAGACTGGCACCTGAGATCGTCTCGGCAGCCCAGTACCGCAAGTTTGACGAGTTCCAGACGGGCATCTTGATCTACGAGCTCCTGCATCAGCCCAACCCGTTCGAGCTGAGCCCGGCCCTGAAGGAGCAGGACTACCGCTGCGAGGACctgccccccatcccctccGTCTCGCTTTACTCAGCCGGTCTCCACAGACTggcccagctgctgctgcaaccCGACCCCATCAAGCGCATCCACATCCAGGAGGCCAAGCGCATCCTGCAGAGCCTGCTCTGGGGCCCCAGGAAGGACCTGATGGAGCAGCAAGCGCAGAGATACGGGGGTTTCGTAGGGGGGCCTCGACACGAGGGCCTCCTGAACTGGCTGGACGTGAAGCGGGCCCTGCTGATGATGAAGTTCGCCGAGCGTTCGCTTGAGCCGGAGAGGAACGCCGAGCTGGAGGACTGGTTGTGCTGTCAGTACTTCTCCTCGGCTCACCCCATGTCTCTGTGCCACACAGCCGAGCTGCTCTACGCActgaagtgacgtcactgcctTAAAGACGTGAAAAAGTAGTGATTCCATCCAGGAAGTCCAGACACCGTGGAGTCTTAATGGCACAACCCGCAACCTTCCTGCTGACCCGAAAGACTGAATCACTAaatcgtccaatcagaaccaggTTGTGCCGGGGCTGTTGGGTAATCCCTTTCCCAACGCGACTCTCCAAAAGCTTCATGTTCAACACTGTTGTGTATTTATTAAACACTCACTCCCAAACCGGTCGTGTTCGGATGAGCAGCTGGAAGCAGGACTGGTCGGTTGATTGGGGAACGCCCAACGGAGAACGCTGTGATTGGACGATAGCAGCCAATAAGAAGcgtattttatttccataacCTTGATACACAATAGCGGTTGAATAGCCAACCTTTCATTTGACATGTGAATAAAAAGTCGCGGTCCGTGTCATGTCCGTTTATGGACTCAGTTTTGTATGCTGTGTAGACATCTCACAGCTTCctctgcaaacaggaagtagaattttAAACACGTCATGATGACAGTCTTCAGTGATGTTCCCCGTGTTGAAGCCGGCTGTGAATACTGCACATCACCGGTCGTTTGTGAAACTGGCCTTTCACAGAATGTTTCAGAAACTATTTTGTACAGTCGTTTGAAGCAGGTCTTGAAAAAAGTCGCCGTTACTGACTATTTATGACAGAATTGTGTTTCCTGTCGTCGCCACTGGATCGTCCTTTGTGAacgtatttgtgtttttttggcagagcagcagctggacctgccttttcttcctcctgtgtTCCCCTAAAGGAGCAGGGAAAACTACAAATATGGCTGTTTTTATTAGCAGCggggacttcctgtttggaaaaGTCGGGTTTGAACCGGTTTCTGTTCGTGTTTGACTTTGAACTCCCAACTGATTTgatctggaattttttttgtgtgcttgaCTTTTCTTGCATCTGTCAATAAACTTCATATTTTCTGCAGTCGGGGTCGGTTTCTTTTCCTCACATTTACTTCCACAAACACATTCGTTCACGATGAAGAGTCCGGTCTCCACCTCCGGTCCGGTCCTGCCAGGAATCACACAGTCTCCTCTTCACTCCTGGTCCGTTCCCACAGAACAGAACCGGTGAAAGGTGGGAACGTGACCCAACGGAATAACAAACAGAACGGAGGAAGGCTGGAGCAGATCCGCTCCCGGATCAACACAACAGGTCGTACGTGTCCTGGAAACCAAAGTGGAGTTTGGAGCCTGGGGCCAAAAGagacccccctccacccccccttaCTTCAAAACCACCGGCTGCTCCGCTGTCATAGGTGGAACAATGTTGCTATGGTGATTGGACCAATGGAATGGTTCGtctcaccccccaccaccaccaccacacaacAGCACAGCCGGTCCGGTTAGCATTGACTAGTATTCCGTTAACGTGGTTCTGACAGGAGCTCCTCCCCCCTCAATAGGAAGCACTTATGAGCTTCTAgactggggggtgtgggggggggtcatcccTCCCCTTGTCCTTGAACGTGTTCTTGTGCTTTTCTGCAACAAAAAGCTCCCTGAATCGTTAAATGGAACAGAAGGCAGTCTGATCAATAACTCACaaagggtgggggtgggggggcacaaaGCGTGGCAAAGCAGCATCAAGTCGTCTCTAAAGGGGCTGCTGGCTGCTCAGTTTATTGATTAGTTATTGGAATCATTCTTGTTTTAATCACAGAACAAAGATTTtctttagatttaaaaaaaaaaaagaatttgtgcTTCAGAAGAAATCCCCCTAAATGTTTTGGTAACATCTGATGTCTGTATTCCTGGTCAGTTTGCGACCCCAAGTGGTCAAACGTCGTTATTACATCCAGCATCCAGTTAAGTAAAATCAGTTTTCTTACCCTATTCGTGAGAAAATTAGACCAGATTAAAGTGTGTGgatctccaacacacacacacacacacacacacacacacgatattAACTGCCCAACTTTATTTCAAGATCAAAACAAAGCACAGCCTTAAACGTGAACAGTGTCATGACATTCATCCACTGTCCTGTGTGAAAAAAGATGCAATCAAGCACTTTGGGTTTAACTCCATGCTCAGAACCAGCATTAAGTCTTCAGAACCAAACTACTTTAACAAACCCGCCTTTTGAGTAACCATATCAAAAAGCTCAACTTTGCCGATGCAGATGTGAAAGATACACAACTTTTGAGTTGGTGGAGCTGAGAGATGCGTTTGATCACTTTGTTTTCTGATCAATGATGGATCAAGTTATCAATATGCCACTTATGTATAGTGATTTTAGTGCGTCACCAGGTCCTCGTCTCGAACACAGGTGATATCAGCCCGGGGTCAAGGGGAGGGTAAGGGTTTGGGGAAAAATGGGatatgggggggtggggggggctgattTCGAGGCTTTGTGTTCATTTCTTCTTGGGTTTTGATTCCAGGGGTTGGCCAATATCCTTCCCACGCAGCTTCAACCCtgttcagacaaacaaacatccgtTTGTCACTTAGTTAGTCGGTTAGTTACCGACCGCAGAGCTCGACCGTAGTCCAGACGACGGATCGCTTCACGCCGGGCATCCTTCTTACCGATCGCTCTCTCTATCTTGCCCATGACCTGGTTGTTGGGAATCGCTCGTCCACACTCGTAGTCGCCGATGACCTGAGGCTTCTCATTGATTTTCTGAGGAGCAGACAGAAAATCAGTTTGACGTTATTTTACAGTGCATCGTTTTCTGCATCCTGTGTGTTTAAACAACAGAATAATGTAGAACATGTGTGTTGAAGGACTTTACAGACTTAAAAATTTATAATTATTGTAAAAACTAAAGCCGAGTACTTCGTGGATTTTGCGTACTGCGGGTTGTCTTTGGAACGCAACGCCTGCGATAAACGAGCGATCGCTGTATTCTATATTAACACTCAATAAACGTGATTAACGAGTGAATTTTAACAACATGAAAGGAAGACAATCTTTTGTctttaaaaagcagaaacattCTAAACGCCCCCCCTAAAGACCTGCCCTCAGCCCagcgctagcgttagcatgACGCTGGGCTGCGATGGTTCAGAGGTTGTTTCATGTTTGGAGAGGCTTCAGTCGGTTCAAATATGAGAGTACAAACTAGAACCGAGCCAGATGTTCGTCTGGTTCTGCTGCATGATACttactttaaaatgtttatctttGCGTCACCCGTGAAGTACAGCCCAGTTCCAGTGGCGCTGGTTCCACTCACTAGAGTGTCGCTGGGTTTGGATCTGCTTCAAAATCATAAATCCATCCCAAAGGCACCGTATAGAACCGGTTTAACCCCGTCGTGTTTGGGATTGAGGTTTAAAACGGCTCATTTCTAGTTTCTTTGCCAACTAGTTTTTCTCCACTGAAACCTAAGCtgcaactcacacacacactcttgtttGTCAGGACTGGCAACAACAGCATGACGCCACACAAATGGGACCGGTATCACCTGAAAACCACctgtaatattaaaaatattttaaaggctGCATTAGACAGCTACTTGAGACGTTACGCCACTAGTCCTGGAAGAACTACCATCTTAAAAGTGAAATTTAACACGTTTTAAATGCAATACTTCGACATCTTTAATATTAATATGCTTTCTGGTACTCTAAAACACCAGATCCGTCTCCACATCACACACCAACGACTTTAACGTGTGTTTTCCTTCAGCTTTCTCGTGACGGATCAGAACACTCACGGTGGCCAGGTCCTTCTGGGTCATGCCTTTCTCCTGCCGGCCCTGCTGGATGACTTTGCCCACCTCCAGAGGGACCCTGTCGTGGTGCAGCTCCTCGGTCTCCCGGTCCAGTTTGGCCGTGTTCTTTGACACCACGTGCTGTTTGTTCTGCCCTGCAGACCCTGTGGGACGAGCAGCCATCGGTGAGACGAACGACAACCGGGTCGAAGGGGAGAACTTCCGTCAGgcgttctcacacacactcacatttctTGGTGGTCTCCACGTCCTCCCCGCGTCTCTGAGCAGAAGTGATGGCCTGCGAAACAACACAAGCAGGTGTGAACAGGCTGCACTGTGCACCAGAACCGGATCTGGACTCACGATCACGTGACCCCAGACGCTCATGGGCGGGCTCTGACATATTG encodes:
- the edf1 gene encoding endothelial differentiation-related factor 1 homolog, coding for MAESDWDTVTVLRKKGPTAAQSKSKQAITSAQRRGEDVETTKKWSAGQNKQHVVSKNTAKLDRETEELHHDRVPLEVGKVIQQGRQEKGMTQKDLATKINEKPQVIGDYECGRAIPNNQVMGKIERAIGLKLRGKDIGQPLESKPKKK